The Desulfovibrio sp. ZJ209 nucleotide sequence CCGCAGGGGCAAGCGCCTGTGCCGCGCGTTGGGGGGCCATTTTTGCCGCCCGGGCGCGAAGTGCCTTTCGGCGCTTGACAGGGAAACGGGGAAAGCGTAGGTTTACGTCCTTCCTGCGGGAGTAACTCAGTGGTAGAGTGCAACCTTGCCAAGGTTGAAGTCGCGGGTTCAAATCCCGTCTCCCGCTCCACTGAATTGGCGGCATAGCCAAGTGGTAAGGCAGAGGTCTGCAAAACCTCCATCTCCAGTTCAAATCTGGATGCCGCCTCCAGTTTTCTTTTCGGCGGTCATATGGCCTCATATGGCTGCGGAGGGTAGCCCATTCCATCCGCCCTCGGGGGCGGCGCCCGTGCGGGAGTAACTCAGTGGTAGAGTGCAACCTTGCCAAGGTTGAAGTCGCGGGTTCAAATCCCGTCTCCCGCTCCACCGGCTTTTTCGCGGGAATAACTCAGCGGTAGAGTGTCAGCTTCCCAAGCTGAAGGTCGCGGGTTCAAATCCCGTTTCCCGCTCCAGATTGAATGCCAGCCGGGTTCAATACAGTCCAAAAGCCATTGAAAAATAAGATGAAATGGTTTGGAAGACAGTATGAACCCGGCTATTTTTGTCCATAGACATCCCCTCTTTTTCGGGGTACTTCCGGGGGTAGATTTTACCTGCCCGGAGGTGATACCCCATGCCCCTTACCGATACCGCCAGCCGTGGCATAAAACCTGCGGACAAGGCCCGGAAGTTTTTCGACGGCAATGGCCTTTTTCTTTGGCTTTGTTATAGCACCTAGTTGACGAAAAGCTAAGATTTTGGTATTATTCACTTGTCAAGCTGAAAAGTGGCTTGTAACGCTGATTTTCAAAGGATTGACCGAGATGACCAGCGATGCGTACAGGCAAATAACCACGCTTCTCCCCTCCCTCTCACCAGAGGAGCAGGAAAGGCTCCAGAAATGGCTTAGAACCAACCCTTCAATCAGTCTGACTGATTTAGTTCAGATAAAAGAGAATCAAGGGATAGCTTGCCCTGATTGCGGAGGTATTAAGTATCTTGTGAAATATGGTAAGACGAAAGATGGCGTTCAGCGTTACCATTGCAAGAAGTGCAAGAGTACGTTCACGCCTCTTTCGTACACTTTCCTGTCAAACAGTAAGAAGGATTTGTCCGTATGGTTGTCATACATTGATTGTATGCTTAATGGCATGACGATAAGGAAAGCAGCTAAGTATTGTGGCATATCCGTTGTGACAGCATTTATGTGGAGGCATAAAATTTTAGCTATTCTTCGTAAGAAACTGAAACACATCAAGCTACAAAATGTAGTTGAAGCTGATGACACCTATGTAAGAGAGAGTTATAAGGGGAACCAGCCACCTAATAGAGAATCGTACAAGCGAGGAACATCAGCGAGCAAGCCGGGAATATCCGAAGAACAGATAGCCGTCTCTACTGCCATTGATAGAAATGGAAAAGTATATGGCAAGATAAGTGCAAGAGGGAGGGCAACAGCGAAGGAAATAACTCGTGCCATTGGTGCAAGAATAGACAGGGACTCGGTGCTGTGTACAGACAATGATTCAGCTTATAAAAAGTTTGCGCGAGACAGACATCTTGAACATGTTGTCATTCAAGAGCATGAAACTGTAAAGGGTGTGTACCATATA carries:
- a CDS encoding IS1595 family transposase; this translates as MTSDAYRQITTLLPSLSPEEQERLQKWLRTNPSISLTDLVQIKENQGIACPDCGGIKYLVKYGKTKDGVQRYHCKKCKSTFTPLSYTFLSNSKKDLSVWLSYIDCMLNGMTIRKAAKYCGISVVTAFMWRHKILAILRKKLKHIKLQNVVEADDTYVRESYKGNQPPNRESYKRGTSASKPGISEEQIAVSTAIDRNGKVYGKISARGRATAKEITRAIGARIDRDSVLCTDNDSAYKKFARDRHLEHVVIQEHETVKGVYHINTINAYHSRLKAFIKKFKGVATKYLDNYLAWINSIGERKLNLRQVVKVAIKEDWYGTWQAITNRPLMPV